The Echinicola jeungdonensis genome segment GTTTAAGCCCATAAAACCAAGGGTAGCCACTCCTGAATTAATCAAAAATTGTCGACGTGAATTAAATGATTTCTCCTCCATAGGCCTATTATATTTACAACTTTACGTGCTATTTATTTTTAAAATCTGTTCTACCTTGGATTTTACCTTTGGGGCAATAGTTTGATTTTTTTCACTTTTATAGCCCGGGCAGTAAAATCAAATTCCAACAGGTCATTGGGAGCTGGCTTAAAAACAGTATCCAATCTGTCCAACACCCTGTATTTCACCTGTACCCTAACACTATCCATTTTAAATTTTTCGGGCAATTCCTCAGGATAATACCATTGATTATCCACAACAATCAAATATTGTTGAGATCCACGAGTGGCAGTTTTAGCGAGCACCCATCCGGTTCCTTGCCTTAAATTTTTGGATGTTTGGCAAGAACCGAAAAAAAAAGCACCCCATCAACCCTATTGTTAAAAGGTACTTAATCATTTTCCATTTTTTCGATAAGAAATATATGTAAATTGTAAGTAAGAATAAACCTCTAATGCACTCATTATGAAAAGTATGAGATTGAAATCAAATGGGGGATCATATTTACATTTATAGGTTTGTTGTGGATTGGGCTGGAAAGAGCTGTAGGACTTCATGATGAATACATTGGATTCCATTCTACCTATACCAACCTTTTTGCATTTATAGCCATTTTACTCTATGTTTTGGCGCTTTTGGATAAAAGGAACCACTATTATAAAGGGTATATTAGTTGGAAAAATGCTTTTTTCTCCGGCCTGGTCTTATCCGCGATTATAGCCATTCTTAGCCCCCTGTCCCAGTTGATCAGCCATAAAATTGTCACCCCACATTATTTTGAAAATGCCATAAACCACGCAGTAAGTAGAAAAATAATGAGCCAGCAAGAAGCAGAAAGTTATTTCTCCCTTGGGAATTACATCCTTCAAACAACCTTTTTTGCTTTTATCGTGGGTTGTATAACTGCTGCCCTTATTTCTATTTTCATCAGAAAAAGCCCTCAAGCCATTTAAACATTAAAACTTTACTTTAATCTTTATTATTCAAACTTTTTACCCCAATCATTATGAAAAAAATCAACATTTTATCCATCGACGGTGGAGGAATAAAAGGCATTATTCCTGGCACTATCCTTCAGGTTATTGAAGAAAAAATCCAACAAAGAAAGGAGATGATCAGGCCAGATTAGTGGATTATTTGGACTTTGTGGCTGGGACCAGTACCGGTGGAATACTAAGCTGTGGACTATTAACACCCTCCGATGAAGATCCACAAAAACCTAAATTCAAGGTTCAGGAAGTGGTCAATT includes the following:
- a CDS encoding DUF4199 domain-containing protein, whose product is MFTFIGLLWIGLERAVGLHDEYIGFHSTYTNLFAFIAILLYVLALLDKRNHYYKGYISWKNAFFSGLVLSAIIAILSPLSQLISHKIVTPHYFENAINHAVSRKIMSQQEAESYFSLGNYILQTTFFAFIVGCITAALISIFIRKSPQAI